One genomic window of Magnolia sinica isolate HGM2019 chromosome 3, MsV1, whole genome shotgun sequence includes the following:
- the LOC131239793 gene encoding serine/threonine-protein kinase BLUS1-like, translating to MAEEEDNTEKRKITSSYYPLDRSSYKILHKIGSGVSAVVYKAVCLPLNSAIVAIKAIDLERTRANLDDVRREAKAMTLLSHPNVLTAHCSFTVDSHLWVVMPFMAAGSLHSIISSSFPDGLPEPSIAIILKETLRALCYLHSQGLLHRDIKAGNILVDSNGSIKLADFGVSASIYEASSSSYSMSSLSLSFFNDVTGTPYWMAPEVIHSHVGYGFKADIWSFGITALELAHGRPPLSHLPPSKSLVVRITNRFKLNYEDDHDEESVIGKKKNKKDKKPRKKFSKAFKEMVASCLTQDPSKRPSAEKLLKHPFFKNCKSSDYLVRNVLQGLPTVEERVREYLLVPPSSTSIQDDDDDEDDGMLPPIKNRRISGWNFNEDVFQLDPVFPTDSCQDNVKKVQFMEEKEGGDKGSTHQDGSPSPSSFSSEENDRDSEAGGGHDKDNAKKSDGNDDNNDDEKDGKKYPEETEGEKDEEESCSVLNSAAAMVPDLMSLLSSLTLEQQMVMNVLESYQSSAVEDKDVVKKSDDKGEKENEKKHSDEAEAEKEEEGSCLVPSSAMVPDLISLLSSLSFEQQMVVNVLESCSSGSDGRRRMTMMTNSNEEVGREQKLVEMVGRLQQTVDALNLELEHERRRNAALEQELEVFKQRIISDGCESSNTGHDDDEDGVSAIGGNIN from the coding sequence ATGGCTGAAGAAGAAGACaatacagaaaaaagaaaaatcacctCCTCTTACTACCCTCTCGACCGCAGCTCTTACAAGATCCTCCACAAGATCGGCAGCGGAGTCAGTGCCGTCGTATACAAGGCCGTCTGCTTGCCTCTTAACTCGGCCATTGTAGCAATCAAGGCTATCGATCTTGAGCGAACAAGGGCCAACCTCGATGATGTACGACGCGAGGCGAAGGCTATGACGCTCCTCTCCCATCCCAACGTCCTCACTGCCCACTGCTCCTTTACCGTAGACAGCCATCTCTGGGTAGTCATGCCTTTCATGGCCGCTGGTTCCCTTCACTCCATCATCTCCTCTTCTTTCCCAGACGGCCTTCCCGAGCCATCCATTGCCATCATCTTGAAAGAGACCCTTCGCGCACTCTGCTACCTCCACAGCCAAGGCCTTCTCCACCGTGACATCAAGGCCGGTAATATTCTTGTCGATTCCAATGGTTCCATCAAGCTCGCTGACTTTGGTGTCTCTGCATCCATCTACGAAGCGTCTTCTTCCTCCTATTCCATGTcatctctttctttatctttcttCAACGACGTTACTGGCACACCCTACTGGATGGCGCCTGAGGTCATACACTCACATGTAGGTTATGGGTTCAAGGCCGATATATGGTCTTTTGGTATCACTGCGTTGGAGCTAGCACATGGCCGTCCACCCCTCTCTCACCTCCCACCCTCTAAATCGCTGGTGGTGAGGATCACTAACCGCTTCAAACTCAACTACGAAGATGATCACGATGAAGAAAGTGTCATCggcaagaagaagaacaagaaggatAAGAAACCAAGAAAGAAGTTCTCGAAGGCATTCAAGGAAATGGTTGCTTCTTGCCTCACGCAAGATCCATCAAAGAGGCCATCTGCCGAGAAGCTGCTCAAGCATCCTTTCTTCAAGAACTGTAAGTCGTCTGATTACCTTGTCCGGAATGTACTGCAAGGATTGCCTACAGTGGAAGAAAGGGTAAGGGAGTACTTATTAGTTCCTCCATCATCCACATCtatacaagatgatgatgatgatgaggacgaCGGTATGTTGCCGCCTATCAAAAACAGAAGAATTAGTGGATGGAATTTTAATGAAGATGTCTTCCAGTTGGATCCTGTTTTCCCAACCGATAGTTGCCAAGATAATGTTAAAAAAGTTCAGTTCATGGAGGAGAAGGAAGGCGGCGATAAAGGCAGCACTCATCAAGATGGTTCTCCTTccccttcttcattttcttcagaaGAAAATGATCGAGATAGCGAGGCTGGTGGGGGCCATGACAAGGACAATGCCAAGAAGAGTGATGGCAATGACGACAACAACGATGATGAAAAGGATGGTAAGAAGTACCCTGAAGAGACAGAGGGAGAGAAAGATGAAGAGGAATCGTGTTCGGTTTTGAATTCAGCAGCTGCAATGGTTCCTGATCTGATGTCGCTGCTGAGCAGCTTGACTTTGGAGCAGCAGATGGTGATGAATGTGCTGGAGTCTTACCAAAGCAGTGCGGTTGAAGATAAGGACGTCGTCAAAAAGAGCGATGACAAGGGTGAAAAAGAGAATGAGAAGAAGCATTCTGACGAAGCGGAGgcagagaaagaggaagagggaTCTTGTTTGGTTCCGAGTTCGGCGATGGTTCCTGACTTGATATCATTGCTGAGCAGCTTGAGCTTCGAGCAGCAGATGGTGGTGAATGTGTTGGAGTCTTGCAGCAGTGGCAGTGATGGTAGGAGGAGGATGACAATGATGACGAACAGTAATGAGGAGGTGGGAAGAGAGCAAAAGCTAGTGGAGATGGTTGGTAGGCTGCAGCAGACAGTAGATGCTCTCAACCTTGAGCTGGAGCATGAGAGGAGGAGAAACGCTGCTCTGGAGCAGGAGCTGGAAGTCTTCAAGCAAAGAATTATATCCGACGGCTGTGAGTCCTCCAACACTGggcatgatgatgatgaagatggagTTTCTGCTATTGGTGGTAACATTAACTGA